A region from the Lolium perenne isolate Kyuss_39 chromosome 4, Kyuss_2.0, whole genome shotgun sequence genome encodes:
- the LOC127347090 gene encoding uncharacterized protein, producing the protein MADEAETFAAHRRLWEYKRGETCGSFTDTTRLSSMQFTHYTPGCVQHSSFSSTPETLQIFSIKLTRLDGGLEFPLSVYGVVAIRDMVDRNRNILFSRDISEAQELKESDPFLHLIGPSRAILFTHHVGIEIQLRVAGTAGSQDRALISYARRYSGGYGPSVTSLCFKNILCTLELRSQPVKRTVQATILGVQVTMDDGSWPLKYGGLVACSPLSGEIVVTDGVITRNIDPPSSQIVLLDSMDKSILKGDDGYVHLWRQVVSVELRGGLDLVIQAYSKSGDIAAETCVRFMTQVCNISQKKCTLGDAEVTFTVAWSRVPDDYV; encoded by the exons CGCGTCTCAGCTCTATGCAGTTTACACACTACACGCCTGGATGCGTGCAACACAGCAGTTTCTCTTCCACCCCGGAAACCTTGCAGATCTTCTCCATCAAACTCACAAGACTTGATGGCGGGCTTGAGTTTCCATTGTCTGTGTATGGCGTGGTTGCCATACGAGACATGGTGGATCGCAACCGAAACATTCTCTTCTCTCGGGATATCAGCGAGGCCCAGGAACTTAAAGAGAGT GATCCCTTTCTGCACTTGATTGGTCCGTCCCGCGCAATCCTGTTTACGCATCACGTTGGCATCGAAATCCAACTAAGAGTAGCAGGCACGGCAGGATCTCAAGATAGGGCGTTAATCAGTTATGCGCGCCGTTACAGCGGAGGATACGGTCCCAGCGTTACAAGCCTTTGCTTCAAGAACATCTTGTGCACGCTAGAGTTGCGCTCGCAGCCAGTAAAACGAACGGTCCAGGCCACTATCTTGGGTGTCCAAGTTACCATGGACGATGGGTCATGGCCTTTAAAATATGGCGGCCTAGTTGCTTGTTCCCCACTATCAGGGGAAATTGTGGTCACTGATGGTGTAATCACTCGTAACATTGATCCTCCATCCAGCCAGATTGTGCTGCTTGATTCGATGGATAAATCAATACTGAAAGGCGATGATGGTTATGTACATCTGTGGAGGCAAGTTGTTTCCGTAGAACTTCGAGGAGGGCTGGACCTTGTCATACAAGCCTACTCCAAATCTGGTGATATCGCTGCAGAAACATGCGTCCGTTTCATGACACAAGTTTGCAACATAAGCCAGAAGAAATGCACCCTTGGTGATGCTGAGGTAACTTTTACTGTTGCCTGGTCCCGTGTTCCTGACGATTACGTTTGA